Proteins encoded together in one Chryseobacterium taklimakanense window:
- a CDS encoding DUF5522 domain-containing protein: MPKPDIKENEDYYYNEQGYRVFTEKYHLKRGYCCKNGCKHCPYGYDKKTDTFIKKQNKK; this comes from the coding sequence ATGCCAAAACCTGACATCAAAGAAAATGAGGACTATTATTATAATGAGCAGGGCTACAGGGTTTTTACCGAAAAATACCATCTGAAGCGCGGCTACTGCTGCAAAAACGGCTGCAAGCACTGCCCCTACGGTTATGATAAGAAGACCGACACTTTTATAAAAAAACAGAATAAAAAATAA
- a CDS encoding DUF4136 domain-containing protein, with the protein MKKYFFLLLASATLGITSCSPFQVRSDYAETANFNNYKTYKLRIDDLKLNDIDKDRVLNEVSKQLQTKGLSVGENPDLIVNVKAQHKKITDIQRDRPYGMYGWGGPWGWGVGMSRTWSSNYNQGALVLDLIDARTQKLVWQGIGEGISVDSPKAKQKQIPEIVAEIMANYPPKK; encoded by the coding sequence ATGAAAAAATATTTTTTCCTTCTTTTGGCTTCTGCAACTCTGGGAATAACTTCCTGCTCACCGTTCCAGGTGCGTTCAGATTATGCGGAGACTGCAAACTTCAACAATTATAAAACTTATAAATTAAGAATTGATGATTTGAAGCTTAATGATATCGATAAGGACCGCGTTCTGAATGAGGTTTCAAAACAGCTTCAGACAAAAGGCCTTTCCGTTGGCGAAAACCCGGATCTTATCGTAAATGTGAAAGCCCAGCATAAGAAAATAACCGATATCCAGAGAGACAGACCTTACGGAATGTACGGATGGGGCGGTCCTTGGGGCTGGGGTGTCGGGATGAGCAGAACGTGGAGCAGTAACTACAACCAGGGTGCTTTAGTACTTGATCTGATCGATGCAAGAACCCAAAAATTAGTATGGCAAGGAATTGGTGAAGGGATTTCTGTAGATTCGCCAAAAGCGAAACAAAAACAAATCCCGGAGATCGTTGCTGAAATCATGGCAAACTATCCGCCAAAAAAATAA
- a CDS encoding HPF/RaiA family ribosome-associated protein: protein MEILINSDNEVKMDQAGKDYFRAELQDSLKRFEDYVTRFEVYFSDETSNKDTPGDQKCVIEARIKGRNPEIVTSHASAQKAAFDASIDKIRTVLDRVIDQQRGH from the coding sequence ATGGAAATACTTATCAATTCAGACAACGAAGTAAAAATGGACCAGGCGGGAAAAGACTATTTCAGAGCTGAACTTCAGGATTCCTTAAAGAGATTTGAAGATTATGTAACCCGCTTTGAGGTATATTTTTCCGACGAAACCAGCAACAAAGACACTCCAGGCGACCAGAAGTGCGTGATTGAAGCCAGGATTAAAGGAAGAAACCCGGAAATTGTAACCAGCCACGCCTCTGCACAGAAAGCCGCATTCGACGCTTCCATTGATAAAATTCGCACAGTTCTTGACCGTGTTATCGACCAGCAGCGCGGCCATTAA
- the pafA gene encoding alkaline phosphatase PafA — translation MFRQFQILVLTFLTIGTITAQSKKNIHPERPALVVGLVVDQMRWDFLYKYENHYGNGGFKRLLNEGYNFNNVMIDYVPTVTALGHTSVYTGSVPSINGIAGNDWTDRETGENVYCTTDNSVKGVGSSSEKIGAHSPKNLWSTTITDQLRMATNFRSKVVGVSLKDRASILPAGHNPTGAFWFDEGTGNFVTSTYYMNDLPDWLKRFNDQEVGKQLVSGGWDTAKPIREYIESSADNVAWEQLLGSAATPTFPYKNLASDYDKKKGVIRTTPFGNSLTLRAAEAAIDGYNLGRNTDTDFLVVNLASTDYVGHAFGPNSIEIQDTYIRLDRDLETFFKKLDAQVGKGNYLVFLTADHGAAHAEGYMKENKMVTGFFDEDLEKSLQEDLKTKFGYDKMIWAIDNYQIYLNQKLLAEKNLKENDIKEYLLEKLNKDKRVLYAVDLKELAEAPIPEPIKTRVINGYNWQRSGDIQIISHDSMLPTYAKKGTTHSVWNSYDAHIPLIFMGKGIRKGESAKPYHMTDIAPTLAQILKIENPSGNIGQPIVELLEK, via the coding sequence ATGTTCAGACAATTTCAGATTTTAGTTCTTACGTTTCTTACTATAGGAACAATTACGGCACAAAGCAAAAAAAATATTCACCCCGAACGCCCGGCGCTGGTCGTAGGTTTGGTGGTAGACCAAATGCGGTGGGATTTTCTTTACAAATATGAAAACCATTACGGTAACGGTGGCTTCAAAAGGCTTTTGAATGAAGGGTATAACTTTAATAATGTAATGATCGATTATGTGCCGACGGTTACCGCTCTTGGCCATACTTCAGTTTATACCGGCTCTGTCCCCTCTATTAACGGTATAGCGGGAAACGACTGGACCGACCGCGAAACCGGCGAAAATGTATATTGTACCACAGATAATTCTGTTAAAGGTGTGGGTTCTTCTTCAGAGAAAATTGGCGCACATTCACCAAAAAATCTTTGGAGCACCACCATAACAGACCAGTTGCGAATGGCGACCAATTTCCGTTCAAAAGTGGTTGGCGTTTCTTTGAAGGACCGTGCCTCTATCCTGCCGGCAGGACATAATCCTACAGGAGCATTTTGGTTTGATGAAGGCACAGGAAATTTCGTGACCAGTACTTATTATATGAATGATCTTCCGGATTGGCTGAAGCGTTTCAATGATCAGGAAGTTGGTAAGCAGCTTGTTTCGGGAGGTTGGGACACCGCAAAACCAATCCGCGAATATATCGAAAGTTCCGCAGACAATGTAGCCTGGGAACAGCTTTTGGGAAGTGCAGCGACGCCGACTTTCCCGTATAAAAATCTCGCATCAGATTACGATAAGAAAAAAGGAGTAATCAGAACGACGCCTTTTGGTAATTCTTTGACTTTGAGAGCTGCCGAAGCTGCCATCGACGGTTACAACTTGGGCAGAAATACGGATACAGATTTCCTTGTCGTGAATTTAGCTTCAACTGACTATGTGGGACACGCATTTGGACCAAACTCCATAGAAATTCAGGACACTTACATTAGATTGGATAGAGATCTCGAAACTTTTTTTAAAAAGCTGGATGCACAGGTGGGGAAAGGAAATTATCTGGTTTTCCTTACCGCTGATCACGGGGCAGCTCACGCTGAAGGCTATATGAAAGAAAATAAAATGGTGACCGGCTTCTTCGATGAAGATTTGGAAAAATCCCTTCAGGAAGACCTTAAAACCAAATTTGGCTATGATAAAATGATTTGGGCCATTGATAATTACCAAATTTATCTGAACCAAAAACTGCTTGCAGAGAAAAATCTAAAAGAGAATGACATCAAAGAATACCTGCTGGAAAAACTTAATAAAGATAAAAGAGTGCTTTACGCCGTAGATTTGAAGGAACTTGCTGAAGCTCCGATTCCTGAGCCGATCAAGACGAGGGTAATCAACGGGTACAACTGGCAGAGAAGCGGCGATATCCAGATTATTTCACACGACAGTATGTTGCCGACTTATGCAAAAAAAGGAACCACCCACAGCGTCTGGAATTCTTACGATGCTCATATACCGTTAATTTTTATGGGTAAAGGCATCAGAAAAGGGGAAAGTGCGAAACCATATCACATGACCGATATTGCGCCAACCCTTGCACAAATTCTTAAAATTGAAAATCCAAGCGGAAACATCGGCCAGCCGATTGTTGAACTCCTTGAAAAATAA
- a CDS encoding alkaline phosphatase, with translation MKRRDFLKGGSLATIGTLLLNPFGAKANTITEEFKGKKAKNIIFMVSDGMSSGTLNMADLYCKRKLGRHSHWLSLYEDSLVNRGLMDMASASSIVTDSAAASSSWGGGVRVNNGSLNVSPNGQENMPILQKFKKAGKKVGCVTTVPITHATPAGFSVFTKSRNSQEEIADIYAELGFDVMMGGGHKYFDAAQRKDKKDMYSVFRNKGYTVARNKSEMNAAPKGKPLLATFDEDGLPYTADHMSSNFMKNNIPTIAEMTAKAIDQMKNHSNGFVMQVEGGKVDWAAHANDIAGLLYDQLAFDDAVKVAVDFAKRDGNTLVVITTDHGNANPGLIYGKFVNENFDSLQKFKNTNEWILQGIKPTDSIAAVKERIEKANGSVKITDDQAKDILSYYQKAEKEDGVYNPKHLPFRTLAEIQKSYTSVGWISMDHSADYTELAMYGPGSQYMKPFMKNTDIHAFLLKAAQVENKF, from the coding sequence ATGAAAAGAAGAGATTTTCTGAAAGGCGGTTCTCTGGCCACAATTGGCACATTACTACTGAATCCGTTCGGTGCAAAAGCAAACACTATAACTGAAGAATTTAAAGGGAAAAAAGCGAAAAACATCATCTTTATGGTAAGCGATGGGATGAGTTCAGGAACTTTGAATATGGCGGATTTATACTGCAAAAGGAAGCTTGGGCGACACTCGCACTGGCTTTCGCTTTATGAAGATTCTCTGGTTAACAGGGGGCTGATGGATATGGCTTCGGCAAGCTCCATTGTTACAGATTCTGCTGCAGCAAGCTCTTCGTGGGGCGGCGGCGTTCGTGTAAACAACGGAAGTCTGAACGTAAGCCCGAACGGACAGGAAAATATGCCGATTCTTCAAAAATTCAAAAAAGCAGGTAAGAAAGTAGGCTGTGTAACTACAGTTCCTATTACCCATGCAACACCGGCCGGTTTTTCGGTATTTACCAAAAGCAGAAACTCACAGGAAGAAATTGCAGATATCTATGCTGAGCTTGGTTTCGATGTGATGATGGGTGGCGGGCATAAGTATTTTGATGCAGCACAGAGAAAGGATAAAAAGGATATGTATTCTGTTTTCAGAAACAAAGGATATACGGTGGCAAGAAACAAATCAGAAATGAATGCTGCACCGAAAGGCAAACCGCTTCTGGCAACCTTTGATGAAGACGGACTTCCCTATACGGCTGACCACATGAGCAGCAATTTTATGAAAAACAACATCCCAACAATTGCTGAAATGACAGCAAAGGCCATAGACCAGATGAAAAACCATTCAAACGGTTTTGTAATGCAGGTAGAAGGCGGAAAGGTAGACTGGGCTGCGCATGCCAACGATATTGCAGGCTTGCTTTACGACCAGCTGGCTTTTGATGATGCCGTAAAAGTGGCTGTGGATTTCGCTAAAAGGGACGGCAATACACTGGTTGTAATCACCACCGACCATGGAAACGCCAATCCCGGGCTGATTTATGGTAAATTTGTGAATGAAAACTTCGACAGCCTCCAGAAATTTAAAAATACCAACGAATGGATTCTGCAGGGCATCAAACCAACCGACAGCATTGCTGCGGTAAAAGAGCGCATCGAAAAAGCGAACGGCAGCGTAAAAATAACTGATGATCAGGCGAAGGACATCCTTTCTTACTACCAGAAAGCTGAAAAAGAAGACGGCGTATACAATCCGAAACATTTACCGTTCCGCACGCTGGCCGAAATTCAGAAATCCTATACTTCTGTGGGATGGATCAGCATGGACCATTCTGCAGATTATACCGAACTGGCAATGTACGGTCCGGGAAGCCAGTATATGAAACCGTTTATGAAAAATACGGACATTCACGCATTCTTACTGAAGGCTGCACAGGTGGAAAATAAATTTTAA
- a CDS encoding malate dehydrogenase, which translates to MKVTVVGAGAVGASCAEYIAMKNFCSEVVLVDIKEGFAEGKAMDLMQTASLNGFDTKITGTTGDYSKTAGSDVAVITSGIPRKPGMTREELIGINAGIVKDVTANLVKHSPNVIIIVVSNPMDTMAYLVHKTSGLPKNKIIGMGGALDSARFKYRLAEALEAPISDVDGMVIAAHSDTGMLPLMSKATRNGVPVTEFLDEAKQNYVIEETKVGGATLTKLLGTSAWYAPGAAVSVMVQAIACDQKKMIPCSLMLEGEYGQTDICLGVPAIIGRNGVEKIVDVPLNDAEKAKFEEAANAVREVNGDLKF; encoded by the coding sequence ATGAAAGTTACCGTAGTAGGAGCAGGAGCAGTAGGTGCCAGTTGTGCTGAGTACATTGCAATGAAAAATTTCTGTTCAGAAGTTGTGTTAGTCGACATCAAGGAAGGTTTTGCCGAAGGTAAAGCGATGGATTTGATGCAAACCGCATCCCTGAACGGATTCGATACCAAAATTACCGGGACAACCGGAGATTACAGCAAAACAGCTGGCTCTGATGTTGCCGTTATCACTTCCGGAATCCCGAGAAAACCGGGAATGACCCGTGAGGAACTCATCGGCATCAATGCAGGTATCGTAAAAGATGTAACTGCCAATTTGGTAAAACATTCACCCAACGTAATCATCATCGTGGTTTCCAATCCTATGGATACGATGGCTTATCTGGTTCACAAAACTTCAGGATTGCCGAAAAACAAAATTATCGGTATGGGCGGTGCATTAGACAGTGCACGTTTCAAGTACAGACTGGCTGAAGCCCTTGAAGCTCCAATCTCTGATGTGGACGGTATGGTGATCGCAGCACACTCCGATACGGGAATGCTTCCGCTGATGAGCAAAGCCACGAGAAACGGTGTTCCGGTAACTGAATTCCTGGATGAAGCTAAACAAAACTACGTGATCGAAGAAACTAAAGTTGGCGGAGCTACTTTAACCAAACTTTTAGGAACTTCAGCCTGGTATGCACCGGGTGCAGCAGTTTCAGTAATGGTACAGGCAATTGCTTGCGACCAGAAAAAAATGATTCCTTGTTCACTGATGCTTGAAGGTGAGTACGGACAGACCGATATTTGCCTTGGCGTACCGGCCATCATCGGCAGGAACGGTGTTGAAAAAATCGTTGACGTGCCGTTGAATGATGCTGAAAAAGCAAAATTCGAGGAAGCTGCAAACGCTGTAAGAGAAGTAAACGGTGATTTGAAATTTTAA
- a CDS encoding tetratricopeptide repeat protein: MKFEMLANTKRVLMAAAFFGTVSLASAQTDKKETAAKAETAVTTQVAVQTTPEIEGLKKQVAANPKDAEALSKLAVAYQNASDWNNSLQTWLQISTLLPEWAPAYYSQGIAYQNLKNNESAKAAYEKYVTMVKPEEVEANKKNLAYAHFFIAYALFETDKNAAKTHIAKSLQYDPGNTDAQNLSQSLNG, encoded by the coding sequence ATGAAATTTGAAATGTTAGCAAACACGAAAAGAGTATTAATGGCTGCAGCGTTCTTCGGAACGGTTTCTTTGGCATCTGCACAAACAGACAAAAAAGAAACAGCAGCAAAAGCAGAAACGGCGGTAACAACACAAGTTGCAGTGCAAACAACCCCTGAAATTGAGGGTTTGAAAAAGCAGGTTGCAGCAAATCCTAAAGATGCAGAAGCTTTGTCTAAACTGGCGGTAGCTTACCAAAATGCATCCGATTGGAATAATTCATTACAAACTTGGTTACAAATCTCAACACTGTTGCCAGAATGGGCTCCAGCTTATTACAGCCAGGGAATTGCCTACCAAAATCTGAAAAATAACGAAAGTGCCAAAGCGGCTTACGAAAAGTATGTTACCATGGTAAAACCTGAAGAAGTGGAAGCAAACAAAAAGAATTTGGCTTATGCACATTTCTTTATTGCGTACGCTTTGTTTGAAACTGATAAAAATGCTGCAAAAACGCACATTGCAAAATCTTTACAGTATGATCCAGGTAACACAGACGCTCAAAATCTGAGCCAATCATTGAACGGATAA
- a CDS encoding LLM class flavin-dependent oxidoreductase, producing the protein MKLSILDQGPISQGQTPQKALENMRVAVKFADKLGYHRFWFAEHHNTEGFASSAPEISIAHLAGQTERIRLGSGGTMMMHYSPYKMAETFKTLSAYSPGRIDFGAGRAPGGDGKSILALSEGKDTRFQDLYKKLSETLHLMNDENGEDYFNQNVVANPTEIILPEVFLLGSTGNSALEAGKMGLSYAYVQFFTGTIDRDIFEVYRENFEPSAFQKESNVLACYMVTVPETHEEAEFQALSSDIARMQLHTGQRIRRMSPEDAQTYPLSDAERLFIEQNKKWHIRGEINEVVDYLKNEQQMHRFDELMICTIPFAQDFKLKEYEMLAKGFGLI; encoded by the coding sequence ATGAAACTCTCCATACTCGACCAGGGACCCATTTCACAGGGGCAAACTCCGCAGAAAGCTTTAGAAAACATGCGCGTAGCCGTAAAATTTGCGGATAAACTGGGTTACCACCGTTTCTGGTTTGCCGAACACCACAATACAGAAGGTTTCGCCAGTTCGGCGCCTGAAATTTCGATTGCGCATCTTGCCGGGCAAACCGAAAGAATCCGGTTGGGTTCCGGTGGCACGATGATGATGCATTATTCTCCTTACAAAATGGCGGAGACTTTCAAAACTTTATCCGCCTATTCCCCGGGCAGAATTGATTTTGGTGCAGGACGCGCTCCGGGCGGCGACGGAAAATCCATTTTGGCTTTATCTGAAGGCAAAGACACACGTTTTCAGGATCTTTATAAAAAACTTTCGGAAACTTTACATTTAATGAACGATGAAAACGGTGAGGATTATTTCAACCAGAATGTGGTCGCCAATCCTACAGAAATTATCCTGCCCGAGGTTTTTCTGCTGGGTTCCACGGGAAACAGTGCTTTGGAAGCCGGAAAAATGGGTTTGAGTTACGCTTATGTCCAGTTTTTTACCGGAACTATCGACCGGGATATTTTTGAGGTTTACCGCGAAAATTTTGAACCTTCAGCTTTTCAAAAAGAATCGAATGTATTAGCGTGCTATATGGTAACCGTTCCTGAAACGCATGAAGAAGCCGAATTTCAGGCGCTTTCTTCCGATATTGCCCGTATGCAGCTCCACACCGGACAGCGCATCCGCAGAATGTCACCCGAAGATGCACAGACTTATCCTCTAAGTGATGCAGAACGGCTTTTTATTGAGCAGAATAAAAAATGGCACATCCGCGGAGAAATCAATGAGGTGGTTGATTATCTTAAAAATGAACAGCAAATGCACCGGTTTGACGAACTGATGATCTGCACCATTCCATTTGCGCAGGATTTCAAACTGAAAGAATATGAAATGCTGGCGAAAGGATTCGGACTGATTTAA
- a CDS encoding Fic family protein, translating into MKYISVSEFAKKWNIPERTVRNYCATGKITGAFITGKTWNIPEDYVFTEKESSKKFSKNVLLNYLKEQKDMKLKGGIYHRTQIDLTYNSNRIEGSKLTEDQTRFIFETNTIGITKETVNVDDIIETTNHFRCIDLIIDKANRKLTETLIKELHFLLKSGTSDSRKDWFNTGEYKKLPNEVGGNETCAPENVASEMKKLLQNYNSIENKTFEDIIDFHYQFEIIHPFQDGNGRVGRLIMFKECLANNIVPFIIEDDLKQFYYRGLQQWPNVKEYLLDTCLTAQDHYKSILDYFRIVY; encoded by the coding sequence ATGAAATACATTTCAGTAAGCGAGTTTGCGAAAAAGTGGAATATCCCTGAGAGAACGGTGCGGAATTATTGCGCTACCGGAAAAATTACTGGTGCTTTTATAACAGGTAAAACTTGGAATATTCCTGAAGATTATGTTTTTACTGAAAAAGAAAGTTCTAAAAAATTCAGTAAAAATGTTCTTCTAAACTACCTTAAGGAACAGAAAGATATGAAGCTGAAAGGTGGAATTTACCACCGAACGCAGATTGACCTCACCTATAATTCCAACCGGATCGAAGGCAGCAAACTGACCGAAGACCAGACCCGCTTCATTTTTGAAACCAATACTATTGGCATTACTAAGGAAACTGTGAATGTGGACGATATTATTGAGACCACCAATCACTTCCGTTGTATAGATTTAATCATTGATAAAGCCAACCGAAAACTTACGGAGACCCTCATTAAAGAACTTCACTTTTTGTTGAAATCCGGTACTTCTGACAGCCGTAAGGATTGGTTCAATACCGGAGAATATAAAAAGCTTCCCAACGAAGTAGGCGGAAACGAAACTTGTGCGCCCGAAAATGTGGCTTCGGAAATGAAGAAACTTCTCCAAAATTATAACTCAATCGAAAATAAAACTTTTGAAGACATTATAGATTTCCATTATCAGTTTGAAATTATTCATCCATTTCAGGACGGCAACGGCCGTGTTGGGCGCTTGATTATGTTCAAAGAATGCCTTGCCAATAACATTGTTCCGTTTATCATTGAAGACGATCTGAAACAGTTCTATTACAGAGGTTTGCAGCAATGGCCGAACGTGAAAGAATATTTACTTGATACCTGTCTAACCGCACAGGATCACTATAAAAGTATTTTGGATTATTTTAGGATTGTGTATTGA
- a CDS encoding MvdC/MvdD family ATP grasp protein — protein MILIVSHKQDFTTDYIVNKLNKKGIEYLRFNTDDILEKHRISVKFQNGILKSCIDNCDKFDTVWFRRTKSPLLEFDTEIDGNAFQKDYSEFLKCFWKILDTKNWISNPEKIQIAENKLFQLKLASEIGFKIPDTIISNQNEEISRFSLDFDEVVIKPFFTSRISVDNEEKLVFTNLFNRHLLTDDEIAFPIFFQNNIGKEYELRITVVGDQVFPAKVQSQNLETTKIDWRKDRLKFEKVEIPLYLENQCIEIVKILGLQFGAIDLIKQQNGEYIFLEINPNGQWVWIESDTGLEISNAIINLLINQNV, from the coding sequence ATGATATTAATTGTATCTCACAAACAAGATTTTACAACAGATTATATTGTAAATAAACTTAATAAAAAAGGAATTGAATATTTACGATTTAATACAGATGATATATTGGAAAAACACCGTATATCGGTTAAATTCCAGAATGGAATTTTAAAGTCATGTATTGATAACTGCGATAAATTTGATACTGTTTGGTTCCGCAGGACAAAAAGTCCACTACTAGAATTTGATACTGAAATTGATGGAAATGCCTTCCAAAAAGATTATTCAGAATTTTTGAAATGTTTTTGGAAAATATTAGATACGAAAAATTGGATTAGCAATCCTGAAAAAATACAGATAGCTGAAAATAAACTTTTCCAATTAAAGTTAGCAAGCGAAATAGGTTTCAAAATTCCTGATACGATAATTTCAAATCAAAATGAAGAAATCAGTAGGTTTTCACTCGACTTTGATGAAGTCGTTATAAAGCCTTTTTTTACAAGTAGGATTTCGGTTGATAATGAAGAAAAGTTGGTATTTACTAATCTTTTTAATCGTCATTTGTTAACAGACGATGAAATTGCTTTTCCTATTTTTTTTCAGAATAATATTGGAAAAGAATACGAATTGAGAATCACTGTTGTTGGGGATCAAGTTTTTCCTGCAAAAGTACAGTCACAAAATCTGGAGACCACAAAAATAGATTGGCGAAAGGATCGATTAAAGTTCGAAAAAGTTGAGATACCACTATATTTGGAAAATCAATGTATAGAAATTGTAAAAATCCTTGGATTACAGTTCGGGGCTATTGATTTGATTAAACAACAAAATGGCGAATATATTTTTCTTGAAATAAACCCTAATGGTCAATGGGTTTGGATTGAATCGGATACAGGCTTGGAAATCTCGAATGCAATCATTAACTTATTAATAAATCAAAATGTTTAG